Genomic segment of Pseudomonas iranensis:
GAGGGCTACCACGCGCTGTTTTCCAACCAGATTGCCGAGCAGATCGCTGCGTATTACAGCATCACCCGGCGTCCGGTCATTCCGAGACGGATCAGCCGCATGAACGCCTTGATCGCGCGGACACCAGAGAAAAACCGCGCTCTGGCCTGGTTCCTGCTCGGGTTTGTCTCGGAAACCATCATTGCCCGTGAATTGCTGGAAGTGTGCCGCGACACGCTCGTGTCCAGCGTGAACGACATGCTGCGTGATCACCTTGCCGACGAAGCCCGGCACAGCCGGTATTTCGCCGAAGCCTTCCATTACTTCTGGATTGCGATGAACAGTCGTCAGCGCCTGTTCGCCAGCAAGACCCTCGTGGAGATCATTTCCATCTTCTTCGAAGCAGATGAAAGCTGGCTGCAACAAAGCCTGCGTTCGGCCGGTATTGCCGAGATCGACGTGATGGAGATTGTCGGCAGCACGGTAACGGTGCAGGCCAACCGCGCTCGTGCACGCGCTGGCTGCAAACCTACTGTGGAGGCCCTGCACAAGGCCGGCTTCTTTGCATTGCCCCATAACCAGACACTCTTCGCCAAAGCAGGATTGATCGATGGATAAACACAGCCGTGCAACCACCCGCCGACAACAGCGCGGAGCAATCAGCCTGCTGCTGGCGATGATCCTGCTTGGCGTGTTTCCGCTGGATGTGCTGCTGCCTTCCTTTCCGGCATTGGCAGCCCACTTTGGCCGATCGTCAAACGACATCGCGCTGTCGATCAGTCTGTTTGCCGTGGGCATCGCATTTGCTCAGTTATTGATCGGCCCGTTGTCCGATGTGATCGGGCGCAAAGGTCTGCTGCTTGCCGGCATGAGCGTGTCGCTGCTCGGCGCACTGGGCTGCGTGCTGAGCAATGACTACACGCTGTTCCTGATTTTCCGGGTGATGCAGGCGCTGGGATGTGGTTGCTTCGTGCTGTCCCAGGCACTGGTGCAGGATCTGTTCGAAGGCAACGAGCGTGATCGCCTGCGGATCCTGATGGTCACCGCCACGGGCATCTTCATTTCGGTATCACCATTGGCGGGCACGTTTCTGCAGGCCACGCTCGGCTGGCGCGGCAGCTTCTGGGTGTTCATCGCCCTGGCCGCCGTGGTTCTGGTGAAGACGTGGCGGCTGCTCGATAACAGCCGGCCCGTTCAGAATGGGCCACACGTGGGTTTCATAAAGCCCTACAGGTTGGTGCTGAGCAATTTCGAATTCGTCGGCTGCTGGCTGATTTCCGCCTTCGCTTTCGCCTGCCACTTTTCCTTCATTGTCATTTCCCCGCTGATCTTCATGGAGCAGCTGCAGATGGCACCTTACGATTTCGCTTTGATCCTGCTGATCTACGGCGCCGCCTATGTCTTTGGCGGCCTGTTCGCCAGCGTGCTGAATCGGCATATCAATGCGCAACAGCAGATTTTCACCGGGCTGAGTCTGATCCTGCTCTCGGGGCTGGTGATGCTCTATCTGGCGGCCAGTCATGATCTGTCAGCGGCGACTGTGCTGATTCCGATGCTGATCTGCACGGTAGGCACGACCATTTCACGCCCGCCGGCTACCTCACGCGCCATGAGCCTGTTTGCCGAAAACGCCGGCGCATCGGCGTCCGCCGGCAGCACCATCATCTTTATCTGTGGCGGGCTGGTCAGCGCCTTGATCAGCCTTGGCCCGGCCAACCTGCAAGCGACACTGGGTTACGGCTTCGTGGTGTTGAGCGGCGTATCGCTGTTGCTCAACAGCGTGATTGGCCGTCGCGTCAGCAACCTGCGCAGCAATCCGGTGATGCCGGGAGGCGACCACTGATCCTGCCAGTCGTCATCCCGCGTGCCTCTTCAACGGGGGAACAACGCTTTGCGCCATTCCCTCGCGACGCCAGCGGTGTAGAATCGCCTCATTCATCGCCATTCATCCCCGGCGGGTTTATGAGCTCAGGCTGAGACCAGCGGCGATCCCGCAACGTCATCGGCAGCTTCCGGACACACGGCCATTTTTCGGGTGTTTCAGAGGTCAACAGAAGCTCACTCCCCTTTAGTACGTGATTAGCCGCCCGGAGTGCTCCATGCCAGATTACCGCTCGAAAACATCCACCCACGGCCGCAACATGGCCGGCGCCCGCGCACTGTGGCGCGCCACCGGCATGAAAGATGACGACTTCAAGAAGCCGATCATCGCCATTGCCAACTCGTTCACCCAGTTTGTCCCGGGGCATGTGCACCTGAAGGACCTGGGTCAACTGGTCGCCCGCGAAATCGAACGCGCCGGTGGCGTGGCCAAGGAATTCAACACCATTGCTGTCGATGACGGCATCGCCATGGGCCACGACGGCATGCTGTATTCGCTGCCGAGTCGCGAGATCATCGCCGACTCCGTCGAGTACATGGTCAATGCCCACTGCGCCGACGCCATCGTGTGCATTTCCAACTGCGACAAGATCACCCCGGGCATGCTGATGGCCGCGCTGCGCCTGAACATCCCGGTGATTTTCGTTTCCGGTGGTCCGATGGAAGCGGGCAAGACCAAACTCGCTTCCCACGGCCTCGACCTCGTCGACGCCATGGTGATCGCCGCCGACTCCAGCGCTTCTGACGAGAAAGTCGCCGAGTACGAGCGTAGCGCCTGCCCGACCTGCGGTTCGTGCTCCGGCATGTTCACCGCCAACTCGATGAACTGCCTGACTGAAGCACTGGGTCTGGCCTTGCCGGGCAACGGTTCGACTCTGGCCACCCACAGCGACCGCGAACAGCTGTTCCTCCAGGCCGGTCGCACCATCGTCGAGCTGTGCAAGCGTTACTACGGCGAGAACGATGACTCCGTGCTGCCGCGCAACATCGCCAACTTCAAGGCGTTCGAAAACGCGATGATGCTCGACATCGCCATGGGCGGTTCGACCAACACCATCCTGCACTTGCTCGCAGCTGCCCAGGAAGCCGAGATCGATTTCGACCTGCGCGACATCGACCGTCTCTCGCGCAGCGTGCCGCAGCTGTGCAAAGTCGCGCCGAACATCCAGAAGTACCACATGGAAGACGTGCACCGCGCCGGCGGCATTTTCAGCATCCTCGGTTCGCTGGCCCGTGGCGGCCTGCTGCACACCGACCTGCCGACCGTGCACAGTCGCAGCATGGAAGAAGCCATCGCCAAGTGGGACATCACCCAGACCAGCGACGAAGCCGTGCATCACTTCTTCAAGGCAGGTCCGGCGGGCATTCCGACCCAGACCGCGTTCAGCCAGTCGACCCGCTGGGAAACCCTCGACGACGACCGTGAAAACGGCTGCATCCGCAGCTTCGAGCACGCCTATTCGAAAGAAGGCGGCCTCGCCGTGCTGTACGGCAATATCGCGCAGGACGGCTGCGTGGTGAAAACCGCCGGGGTTGATGAGTCGATCCACGTCTTCGAAGGCAACGCGAAGATTTTCGAAAGCCAGGACAGCGCCGTGCGCGGCATCCTCGCTGACGAAGTGAAGGAAGGCGACATCGTCATCATTCGCTACGAAGGTCCGAAAGGCGGCCCTGGCATGCAGGAAATGCTCTACCCGACGTCCTACCTGAAATCCAAAGGTCTGGGCAAAGCCTGCGCGCTGCTCACCGACGGGCGTTTCTCCGGCGGCACTTCCGGCCTGTCGATCGGTCACGCTTCGCCAGAAGCTGCGGCCGGTGGCGCGATCGGTCTGGTGCAGGATGGCGACAAGGTGCTGATCGACATTCCGAACCGCTCGATCAACCTGTTGGTCAGCGACGAAGAACTGGCGGCACGCCGCGCCGAGCAGGACAAGAAAGGCTGGAAACCGGTTGAAGTGCGCCCACGCAAAGTGACCACCGCGCTCAAGGCCTACGCCCTGCTGGCGACCAGTGCCGACAAGGGTGCTGTGCGCAACAAGGCGATGCTCGACGGGCTGTAAGCGTCCAGGTGCAGAAACAAAAATGCCCCGCCAACGTGCGGGGCATTTTTTAATCCGTCTGACACTGATCGTTCCCACGCTCCTGCGTGGGAATGCCTCAAGGGACGCTCCGCGTCCAGTGACGCGGAGCGTCACGGGCTGCATTCCCACGCGGAGCGTGGGAACGATCAAAGATCGCAGCCTTCGGCAGCTCCTACATGCGATCGTGGCTTACTGGATTTCCTCAGGCTTGACTATCACCCAGTTCTTGTCCGCTGTCACCGGCAAGCCTTCCTTGGCCTGCGCCGCTGCGTGTTTGGCCATCATGCCGTTGATTTGCGTCATGTACTTGTCCTTGCGGTTGATCCACAAGTGAATGCCGCCCTTGGCCACATCGACATCGTGGAACAGCATGTAACCGTCGCTCGTCGGGGTATCGCCGCCGACCAGTACCGGTTTTTTCCATTCATCGATGTAGGTCAGGATCGCCGCGTGCTTGCCGGCCATCCAGGTTGCCGGGGTCCACAGGTACGGCGTCAGCTCCAGGCCCAGGTTGGCCTTCTCGTCATATTTGCCGGCAGTGATCTGTTTGCGCGCGGTGGTCAACTCGCCGGTCTTCTGATCCTTGAGCAGCAGTGAAACGCCAATGACGTTCTGCGGTTTGACGTTGTAGCCATACTTGGGATCCGCCGCGACCATACGCACCAGTTCCTCTGAAGCGGCGGTCATCACGTAGACCTCGATGCCGTTCTCCATCAGCTTGTTATACAGCTCCTGCTGGCCAGTGAAGATCCTCGGCGGATTGACGTCGAGTTTCTTCACCACATCGCCTTCGTAATACGTCGCCGGCACCGGCTTGCCCGAAGCCATCAGCTCATCGACGTAGCCCTTGAGCTCCTTGAGGGTGAAGCCGGAGAACACCTGCGCCACCCACGGGTAGCAGACCATGTCGTCGACTTCGCAGAGCCGGTAGTAATAACTGAACAGGCTTTCCTTGTGCTCGGCGGTGTCCTTGAAGGGCATCAGTTTCAGCGAGGGGTCGAGCTTGTCACGGGTAATAAGGCCTTTGTTTTCCATGAACGGCAGCAAGGATTCTTCGAGGTCGTAGCGGTAACTGGTGTTGTCCATGTCGAACACGGCGTAATTACCCTTGTTGGCGTTGGCAGCGATCATCGCGTCCAGCGCCTTCGCCTGATCTGCCGGCCAATGCTTGAGGTCCGTGGCCAATGCATGGCCGGCGAGGCCAGCCGCCAGTGCTACAGCCAAAAACGTGCGTGCAATTTTCATAGCGCTACTCCCCGATGCAAAGAGTTCGACGCTAACAAATCAGTGTGACAACCCTCGCCTGTCAGCGACCGCTTGCGTCCCCTGCGCGTCAGTTGCATTGGCGACAGCGACACGCGCTTATTCCAAAAACGACGGACGCCCTGCCATTTCGGTATTAAATCATTGCAAATCAAGCTGTTAGTCTTTCCGGTTCGCAGCAGCCCCGGACGGCTGTTGGCACAGTCTTTACTGGAGTTCTCATGAATCTACCGTTGATTCTCAACCTGCTGGTGTTCCTCGCCTTGCTCTTCGGTCTGGCGCAAACCCGCCACACCACTTGGAGCCTGGCGAAAAAAGTCCTGCTTGCACTGGTCCTCGGCGTGGCGTTCGGCGTTGCGCTGCACACGATTTACGGTGCCGGCAACCCGGTGCTGAAAGCCTCGATCGGCTGGTTCGATCTGGTCGGCAACGGTTACGTGCAGTTGCTGCAAATGATCGTGATCCCGCTGGTGTTTGCTTCGATCCTCAGCGCCGTGGCACGCCTGCACAACGCTTCGTCGCTGGGCAAAATCAGTTTCCTGACCATCGGCACGCTGCTGTTCACCACCGCCATCGCGGCGTTGATCGGCATCGGCCTGACCAACCTGTTCGGCCTTACCGCTGAAGGTCTGATCGCCGGCACTCAGGAAATGGCGCGCCTGCAAACCATTCAGAACGACTACGCCGGCAAGGTCGCCGACCTCAATGTGCCGCAACTGCTGCTGTCGTTCATTCCGCAGAACCCGTTCGCCGACCTGGCCCGGGCCAAGCCGACCTCGATCATCAGCGTGGTGATTTTTGCCGCGTTCCTTGGGGTTGCTGCACTGCAACTGCTCAAGGACGACGTCGAGAAAGGTCAGAAAGTGATCAACGCCATCGACACCCTGCAAGCCTGGGTGATGCGTCTGGTGCGTCTGGTGATGAAGCTGACCCCGTACGGTGTGCTGGCGCTGATGACCAAAGTGGTCGCCGGTTCCAACCTGCAGGACATCATCAAGCTCGGCAGTTTTGTCGTGGTCTCGTATATCGGCCTGGGCCTGATGTTCGTCGTGCACGGCGTGCTGGTGTCGGCCGCCGGGATCAACCCGCTGCGCTTCTTCCGCAAGATCTGGCCGGTACTGACGTTTGCTTTCACCAGCCGCTCCAGCGCGGCGACCATTCCGCTGAGCATCGAAGCGCAGACCCGTCGTCTGGGTATTCCGTCGTCGGTCGCCAGTTTCGCTGCCTCGTTCGGTGCGACCATCGGCCAGAACGGGTGTGCCGGCCTGTACCCGGCGATGTTGGCGGTGATGGTCGCGCCAACGGTCGGCATCAACCCGCTGGATCCGCTGTGGATCGCGACGCTGGTGGCGATTGTCACGTTGAGTTCGGCCGGCGTGGCCGGAGTTGGCGGCGGCGCAACGTTCGCCGCCCTGATCGTGCTGCCGGCAATGGGCTTGCCGGTGTCACTGGTGGCGTTGCTGATTTCGGTCGAGCCGCTGATCGATATGGGCCGCACCGCGTTGAACGTGAGTGGCTCGATTACCGCAGGGGCGATTACCAGTCAGGTCATGCAGCAGACGGATAAAGCGCTGCTGGATGCCGATGAACACGCAGAGTTGGCCCAGGCTTAAGCTTCTCAGCGACTGAGCGGGCCTCTTCGCGAGCAGGCTCGCTCCCACACTGAAATGCGTTCCCCTGTGGGAGCGAGCCTGCTCGCGAAGCTGTTAGGCTTTCTCCCAAACCTCAAAGCTATATGCAGGATTATCGCCCTCTGCCGGATTCGGTACATTCGACACCAGCTTCCATTCACTCAGATCAAACTCCGGAAACCACGCATCCCCTTCCGGGCTCAGTGCCACGCGGGTCAGGTACAGCCGATCGGCCTGCGCCAGTCCCTGCGCATACAACTGCGCGCCGCCAATCAGCATCAGTTCATCAACGCCCTGGGCTTTCGCCCATTCCTCGGCGCGGGCCACAGCGGCTTCCAGCGACGGATAGACCTCGGCACCTTCGAGTTGCAGATCAGGCTGGCGGCTGACCACGATGTTCAAGCGCCCCGGCAGCGGCCGGCCGAGCGAATCCCAGGTCTTGCGACCCATGATGATCGGCTTGCCGAGCGTGGTCGCCTTGAAGTATTTGAAGTCCCCCGGCAGGTGCCAGGGCATGCTGTTGTCGACGCCGATCACGCGGTTTTCACCGAGGGCTGCGATCAGGCTGAGGGGCAGTGATTTAGTCATGCCAGCGAGGATACCAGAGCCGCGCTTACCCCGATAAGCGCCACAGCGGTTATGCTCAGCGCTCGATTTAGCGACGGGACGCCGCGTGACTGAACTGACTCCACTGCAAAACCTCTGGCTCAGCGAAACCATCCGCCTGCGCGAAGAACACGCGGGGCCGCTGGACGATCTGGAAGCCAATCGTCTGGCCCGCGCCGCTGGCGGCGATCTGCCGAGCCGCATTGCGCGCCGGGCGCTATGGCTGGCCGAGCGTGACGGGCTGACCGCCGCGCTCAAGCACTGGCTGCAAGGCGCGCGTCTGGCGCTGGTGCTGTTGATGATTTTCGCCGTGCTCAGCGGCGCCGGTCTGGCTTTCGCCGCACTTGGGCAGACGCCGGTGAATGTGTTCTGGGCGCTGGGCAGTCTGCTCGGGATCAATCTGATTTTGCTGCTGAGCTGGGCGCTGGGCTTGATTTTCGCTGGCGAACACGGCGCCACCCTTGGGCGCTTGTGGCTGTGGCTCAGCGAAAAATTCGCCCGCGACGCCAAAGCCGCGCAACTGGCGCCGGCCCTGCTGTTGCTGCTGCAGCGCAAGAAACTCAACCGCTGGGCGCTCGGCGCGTTGGTCAATGGTCTGTGGCTGCTGGCGATGCTCAGCGCGCTGATTCTGTTGCTGACGCTGATGGCCACGCGGCGCTACGGCTTTGTCTGGGAAACCACAATCCTCGGTGCCGACACCTTTATCCATGTCACCCAGGCCCTTGGCTATCTGCCGTCGCTGCTCGGCTTCAACGTGCCGACCGAGGAAATGATTCGCGCCAGCGGCGACGGCGCACTGGATATTGAAAGCGCGCGACAGGCCTGGGCGACGTGGCTGGTCGGTGTGCTGGTGCTCTACGGCGTGCTGCCGCGCCTGCTGCTCGCGCTGTTCTGCCTGTGGCGCTGGAACAGCGGCAAAGCCACGCTGCGTCTGGATCTGAATCTGCCCGGCTACGCGCAACTGCGTGAAAGGCTGATGCCGACCAGCGAGCGCCTTGGTGTCAACGACCCGGAGCCGGCGCAACTGCATCGCGTCGAAAGCAACGTCGGCGAGCTCGCCAGTGAAGGCGCGCTGCTGGTGGCGATCGAGTTGGACGAACAGCGCCCATGGCCACCCGCGCTGCCGAAAAACGTCAGCAACGCGGGCATCCTCGACAGTCGCGAATCGCGGCACAAACTGCTCGAACAACTCAGTCGCTTCCCGCCAGCGCGGCTGGCCATCGCCTGTGATCCGCGACGTTCGCCGGATCGCGGCAGCCTCGCATTGATCGCCGAACTCGCGCGCAACGCCGGCGCCACTCGCATCTGGCTGCTGCAAGCGCCGCCTGGCGAAGCGCTGGACGGGCAACGTCTGGGTGACTGGCACGCGGCGCTGCAACAGCTGGAACTGCCATTCGCCGATTGCGCGCCGATGAACTGGCTGGAGAGCGGACATGACTGATGCACGCAAGGCCCCGCTGAAACTCGCGGTGGTCGGCCACACCAACGTCGGCAAGACCTCGCTGCTGCGCACCCTGACCCGCGATGTCGACTTCGGCGAAGTGTCGCACCGGCCGAGCACCACCCGACATGTCGAAGGCGCGCGGTTGTCGGTGGACGGCGAGCCGTTGCTCGATCTGTACGACACGCCGGGGCTGGAAGATGCGATCGCCCTGCTGGATTTTCTCGAACGTCTGGAACGCCCCGGCGAACGCCTCGACGGCCCGGCGCGGCTGGCGCGGTTTCTCGACGGCAGCGAGGCGCGCCAGCGGTTCGAGCAGGAGGCCAAGGTACTGCGGCAGTTGCTCGCCTCCGACGCTGGTCTGTATGTGATCGACGCCCGTGAACCGGTGCTGGCCAAGTATCGCGACGAACTGGAAGTGCTCGCCAGTTGCGGCAAACCGCTGCTGCCGGTGCTGAATTTCGTCAGCAGCGCCAACCATCGCGAACCCGATTGGCGCGAGGCGCTGGCGCGGTTGGGGCTGCATGCGCTGGTACGTTTCGACAGCGTCGCACCGCCCGAAGATGGCGAGCGGCGCTTGTACGAGAGCCTCGCCCTGCTATTGGAAAACGCCCGGCCGCAACTGGAGCGGTTGATCGCCGACCAGCAGGCGCAGCGCCTCACCCGTCAGCAAAGCGCCGCACGCCTGATTGCCGAATTGCTGATCGACTGCGCTGCGTGCCGGCGCAGTGTGGTCAGCGAAGCCGAGCAGGAACAGCAGGCGATCAGCGAGCTGCGCAAAGCCGTACGCCAGCGTGAGCAGAAGTGCGTTGAGGCGTTGCTCAAGCTCTACGCGTTTCGCCCGCAGGACGCGGCGGCCAGTGATTTGCCGTTGCTCGACGGGCGCTGGGGCGATGACCTGTTCAACCCGGAAACCCTGAAGCAACTCGGCGTGCGCGTCGGCGGCGGCATTGCTGCCGGTGCAGCGGCCGGGGCTGGCGTGGATTTGCTGGTCGGCGGGATTACCCTCGGCGCGGCAGCACTGGCCGGCGCGATAGCCGGGGGCGCACTGCAAACCGCGCGCAGTTATGGCAGTCGCCTGCTCGGCAAGATCAAAGGCCAGCGGGAATTGACGGTGGATGACGCCGTGCTGCGCCTGTTGGCGTTGCGCCAGCGCCAGTTGTTGCTGGCGCTCGATCAGCGTGGGCATGCGGCGATGGACAGCATTCAGGTGGCCACGCCTGTGGACAAGACCTGGCGCGAAGGCAAGTTGCCGGAAGCGCTGAACAAGGCGCGCGCGCATCCGCAGTGGTCGTCGCTCAATCCGCAGGCGAAGTTGAATCAGGCGGAAAGGCAGGAGCAGGTTGAGGCGTTGGTTGATCGGGTGCTTGAGCTTTAGATCGCTACCCCCTCACCCCAGCCCTCTCCCGGAGGGAGAGGGGGCCGACTGTGTTGCTCTTGGGTCATACACCGACCTGAGATATCCAGTCGAACTCAGGTTTGAAAAGCACGGAGATCAGCTCCCTCTCCCTCCGGGAGAGGGCTGGGGTGAGGGCTGCAATCACTCAGCCGACAACAATTTCTCAGCCTTGCGCTTTAACACACTCAGATCCACCAGCGGCACTGCAACCTCCTTCGCCAACTCATCCCAGCGCCGCATGCGCAAACTCAGCGCACACAAAGGATCAGCCTCGAACGCATCCGCCTCAGCCGCGCTCATTATCCCGCCCTGATATTCCAGCGTCCGCCGACTCGCCTCACTCAACCGCGCGTAATAGCCCGGCTCGCGCAAGGTCAGATAGCGTTTGGCCTGGACGTGATATTCCACCATTCGCGCCAGCCGCTCGCTGAAACCTGCCTCACGCAGATAATCCGCACCGAGCCGTTCATGGCTGACCACGCCATAACCGCCCATGTTTTGCGCGCCCTCGGCACACAAATGGCCGATGTCATGAAAGAACGCCGCCAGCACCACTTCATCGTCACAGCCTTCAGCCATGGCCAGTTCTGCGGCCTGGGACATGTGCTCGAGCTGCGACACCGGTTCGCCGATGTAATCGCTGGCGCCGAAGCGTTCATACAGACCGAACACCCGGGCGATCACCTGTTCGTGATTCATGCCTCCTCCAGTAACTGCGCGATGTTGCGTTCGGCCAGCGCCGGGCCGACGCTCATGCCGACGCCGGTGTGCATCAGCGCCACGCTCAGGCCCGGTGCCGGGCGCAGGAAAGAAAACGGACCAGGCCCACGAGCACCATAGACGCCCTGCCAGCGTTCGACCACTTGCACCTTGCAGCCCAGCGTCTGCTCGGCGAGTTCGAGCATCCAGTTGTCAATCTGCTCGGCGTTGAACGGTGACGCATCGCTGCCGTAATGATGCGAATCGCCGATGATCAACTCACCGTACGGCGTCGGGCTGATCAGCAAGTGAATGCCGTTGGCGTGCAGGTGCGATTGTTCACGGAGAATCTGCGCCTGCACCGCTGCGGCTTGCGGCAGATCGGCGAAAGCGCCGTAGTGCACGCAGCTCAGGCCGGTGAGCACGGCGTGTTGCAGGTTCAACTCGATGCTTGGTCTGGCCCGCAGCATTTGCAAACGACAGATCTGCGGATTGAGCGCAGCAATCGGCTCGGCCAGCAGGGTCTGATAATCGTGGCCGGAGCAGACGATGATCTGCTTGCCGGTAAAACTGCCAGCGGTGCTGTGCAAATGCCCCGGCTCGACGTCGCGCACCAGCGTGGAAAAGTGAAACTCGACGCCCAGGTCGCGGCGCAAATAATCGATCAGCGCCGGAATCGCTTCGCGCGAGTACAACTGCTGATCATCGACACCGTGCAGCGCGGCGCGGTGATGGCTGAAATGGCCTTCATACAGATCACGCAACGCCGCGCCGCGCAGCAGCTCGACGTTGTAGCCGTGCTCGATCGCGCGGCCGGTGCAGAAGACTTCGAGCAGGTGTTCTTCGGCCTCGCTGCGGGCGAACAGGTAGGAGCCGTTGCGCTTGACCTGCAGGCCGGCAAGTTGCGCCCAGTCGCCCCAGATCTCGCGACTGGCCTTGGCCAGTTCGAGCATGATGCCGGGCGGCTGACCGGTCACCAGCGCCTGGCCGAAGTTGCGCACCGAGGCGCCGAGGGGCGTGGCGGTGCGTTCGAATACCGCGACTTTGAGGCCGCGTTTGGCAGCGGCATAGGCGTGGGACAGACCGAGGATGCCGGCGCCGATGATGAGCAGGTCTTTGGGTTGTGTCATGGAGAGGTGCTCTGAATGAGAAACCGCTTTCGCGAGCAGGCTCGCTCCCATAAGGGACAGCATTGCAACTGTGGGAGCGAGCCTGCTCGCGAAGGGGCCTTGTCAGTCGATAAAGATCTTACTTGGCCGCAACTTTCTCGGACTTGCCGTCATAACGCTTGCGCCACTCGGTGAGGATCTCGTCGCGATTCTTCGAGGCCCAGGCGAAGTCGTTCTTGATCAGACGTTGCTCATAGTCGGCTGGCAATTCGGTCTGCGGCTTGGCGATCCCCGGCTGGGCGAGCACGGCGAAGTTTTCCTTGTACAGATCCATCGCCTCGGCGCTGGCGGAGAAGTCGGCGAGTTTCTTCGCTGCCTCTTCATGCGGTGTGCCTTTGATCACCGCCGTCGCTTCGATCTCCCAGCCCAGACCTTCCTTCGGCAGGATGATATCCAGCGGCGCGCCCTGGCGTTTCAACTGTACCGCCGGATATTCAAAGGAAATCCCGATCGGAAACTCCCCCGCCGCCGCTAGCTTGCACGGCTTGGAACCGGAGTGAACGTATTGGCCGATGTTCTGGTGCAGGCCGTCCATATACGCCCAGCCCTGCTTCTCGCCGAAGGTTTGCAGCCAGGCGCTGACGTCGAGGAAACCAGTGCCGGACGACGCCGGGTTGGGCATGACGATCTTGCCCTTGTACTCAGGCTTGGTCAGGTCCTGCCAACTGACCGGTTTGCTCAGACCCTGCTTCTCAGCCTCGACGGTGTTGAAGCAAATGGTCGCCGCCCAGACGTCCATGCCGACCCAGGCTGGCGGGTTGGCGGCGTCGCGGTAGTTCGCGCCGATCTTGCCGAGATCCTTCGGTGCATAGCTTTGTAGCATGCCTTGCTGGTCGAGAATCGCCAGGCTCGACGCGGCCAGGCCCCACACCGCGTCAGCCTGCGGACGAGCCTTTTCGGCGAGCAGTTTGGCGGTGATGATCCCGGTGGAATCGCGCACCCATTTGATCTCGACGTCCGGGTTGGCCTTCTCAAAGGCCTCCTTGTAGGACTTCAGTTGCTCGGCTTCGAGGGCGGTGTACACCGTCAACTCGGTTTTTGCCGCGAAGGCATTCAGGCTGAAAGTCGCGAGCACAGCAGCGGCCAGGGCCATAGGCTTGAACATGAGCGTTTTCCTGTAGATGAGTTGATCGGGTTTGCAATCAGTGACCGGGCGCGGTTTGCCGCCAGGCCTGGGAGCGGCGCAACAGGCCGCGCGAAGCCCACGCCAGCAGCAGCGACACGCCGGCCGAAGTGAACAG
This window contains:
- a CDS encoding phosphonate degradation HD-domain oxygenase — its product is MNHEQVIARVFGLYERFGASDYIGEPVSQLEHMSQAAELAMAEGCDDEVVLAAFFHDIGHLCAEGAQNMGGYGVVSHERLGADYLREAGFSERLARMVEYHVQAKRYLTLREPGYYARLSEASRRTLEYQGGIMSAAEADAFEADPLCALSLRMRRWDELAKEVAVPLVDLSVLKRKAEKLLSAE
- a CDS encoding DUF2868 domain-containing protein, coding for MTELTPLQNLWLSETIRLREEHAGPLDDLEANRLARAAGGDLPSRIARRALWLAERDGLTAALKHWLQGARLALVLLMIFAVLSGAGLAFAALGQTPVNVFWALGSLLGINLILLLSWALGLIFAGEHGATLGRLWLWLSEKFARDAKAAQLAPALLLLLQRKKLNRWALGALVNGLWLLAMLSALILLLTLMATRRYGFVWETTILGADTFIHVTQALGYLPSLLGFNVPTEEMIRASGDGALDIESARQAWATWLVGVLVLYGVLPRLLLALFCLWRWNSGKATLRLDLNLPGYAQLRERLMPTSERLGVNDPEPAQLHRVESNVGELASEGALLVAIELDEQRPWPPALPKNVSNAGILDSRESRHKLLEQLSRFPPARLAIACDPRRSPDRGSLALIAELARNAGATRIWLLQAPPGEALDGQRLGDWHAALQQLELPFADCAPMNWLESGHD
- a CDS encoding TIGR03364 family FAD-dependent oxidoreductase, which encodes MTQPKDLLIIGAGILGLSHAYAAAKRGLKVAVFERTATPLGASVRNFGQALVTGQPPGIMLELAKASREIWGDWAQLAGLQVKRNGSYLFARSEAEEHLLEVFCTGRAIEHGYNVELLRGAALRDLYEGHFSHHRAALHGVDDQQLYSREAIPALIDYLRRDLGVEFHFSTLVRDVEPGHLHSTAGSFTGKQIIVCSGHDYQTLLAEPIAALNPQICRLQMLRARPSIELNLQHAVLTGLSCVHYGAFADLPQAAAVQAQILREQSHLHANGIHLLISPTPYGELIIGDSHHYGSDASPFNAEQIDNWMLELAEQTLGCKVQVVERWQGVYGARGPGPFSFLRPAPGLSVALMHTGVGMSVGPALAERNIAQLLEEA
- a CDS encoding GTPase/DUF3482 domain-containing protein; this translates as MTDARKAPLKLAVVGHTNVGKTSLLRTLTRDVDFGEVSHRPSTTRHVEGARLSVDGEPLLDLYDTPGLEDAIALLDFLERLERPGERLDGPARLARFLDGSEARQRFEQEAKVLRQLLASDAGLYVIDAREPVLAKYRDELEVLASCGKPLLPVLNFVSSANHREPDWREALARLGLHALVRFDSVAPPEDGERRLYESLALLLENARPQLERLIADQQAQRLTRQQSAARLIAELLIDCAACRRSVVSEAEQEQQAISELRKAVRQREQKCVEALLKLYAFRPQDAAASDLPLLDGRWGDDLFNPETLKQLGVRVGGGIAAGAAAGAGVDLLVGGITLGAAALAGAIAGGALQTARSYGSRLLGKIKGQRELTVDDAVLRLLALRQRQLLLALDQRGHAAMDSIQVATPVDKTWREGKLPEALNKARAHPQWSSLNPQAKLNQAERQEQVEALVDRVLEL
- a CDS encoding putative 2-aminoethylphosphonate ABC transporter substrate-binding protein; translated protein: MFKPMALAAAVLATFSLNAFAAKTELTVYTALEAEQLKSYKEAFEKANPDVEIKWVRDSTGIITAKLLAEKARPQADAVWGLAASSLAILDQQGMLQSYAPKDLGKIGANYRDAANPPAWVGMDVWAATICFNTVEAEKQGLSKPVSWQDLTKPEYKGKIVMPNPASSGTGFLDVSAWLQTFGEKQGWAYMDGLHQNIGQYVHSGSKPCKLAAAGEFPIGISFEYPAVQLKRQGAPLDIILPKEGLGWEIEATAVIKGTPHEEAAKKLADFSASAEAMDLYKENFAVLAQPGIAKPQTELPADYEQRLIKNDFAWASKNRDEILTEWRKRYDGKSEKVAAK